One Brassica oleracea var. oleracea cultivar TO1000 chromosome C7, BOL, whole genome shotgun sequence genomic window carries:
- the LOC106304196 gene encoding putative F-box protein At3g23260, whose protein sequence is MEWGNLPGEMIEEIFSWVPAKSLSRFQSTSKHWQALLKSESFAKKHSANNAPDEDPLSIMLIDYRVFLVRINLHDDPPSVKVAYQFNLKDPDHKSSQVAAIRKVFHCDGLLLCTTKDKRLVVWNPCSGETKWVKPRDRYKKHDYYALGSSCKQYKILRVDSQKILPIKNKYEIYDLTSDSWRVLGATTDWFLAKYRRGGISFKGNTYWVATWSHTDFLLSFDFSTEMFQSLSLPHPYSHSISALSVVGENKLCLLGTSRIYYSSRDLHVSETTCWVGNSLGSIMSWSELLTVKDHSEVNLNGLSFLADEQSKTLVYCNQSPKNNKIVHIVRGDTYVKVDPLDRSSTIRPSSSSSLLLNYVPSLVQIKQGKSACDL, encoded by the coding sequence ATGGAGTGGGGAAACCTTCCAGGGGAGATGATAGAGGAGATTTTCTCATGGGTTCCAGCTAAATCACTGTCACGATTTCAATCGACATCGAAACATTGGCAGGCTCTACTGAAATCTGAGAGCTTTGCTAAGAAACACTCTGCTAATAATGCGCCAGATGAAGATCCTCTTAGTATCATGTTGATTGATTACAGGGTATTCTTAGTGAGGATCAATCTCCATGATGATCCTCCATCTGTTAAGGTAGCATATCAATTCAACCTCAAAGACCCTGATCATAAATCTTCACAAGTCGCCGCTATACGCAAGGTGTTTCACTGTGACGGATTATTGCTATGCACCACAAAGGACAAGAGACTTGTGGTTTGGAATCCATGTTCAGGGGAAACCAAGTGGGTTAAACCCAGAGATAGGTACAAGAAACACGACTACTATGCTCTTGGTTCTTCTTGCAAGCAATACAAAATCTTGAGGGTGGATAGTCAAAAGATTCTACCAATCAAGAATAAGTATGAGATTTATGACTTAACCTCTGATTCCTGGAGAGTTCTTGGTGCGACTACTGATTGGTTTTTAGCAAAATATCGCCGTGGTGGCATATCTTTCAAGGGAAATACTTATTGGGTTGCTACATGGAGTCATACTGATTTCTTACTTAGTTTTGATTTTTCAACAGAGATGTTTCAAAGTCTATCCCTTCCTCATCCTTACTCGCATAGTATATCTGCTTTATCTGTGGTTGGAGAAAATAAACTTTGCCTGTTAGGCACTTCACGCATATATTATTCATCAAGAGATTTACATGTATCAGAGACAACTTGTTGGGTGGGAAATAGTCTCGGATCAATTATGTCGTGGAGCGAGTTGCTAACAGTGAAAGACCATAGCGAGGTTAATCTCAATGGGTTGAGTTTCTTAGCCGACGAGCAGAGCAAAACTTTAGTGTATTGCAACCAGTCCCCGAAGAACAACAAGATCGTACACATTGTGAGAGGAGATACATACGTAAAGGTGGATCCTCTTGATCGAAGCTCTACAATCAGACCATCATCATCTTCCTCACTTCTTCTCAACTATGTTCCAAGTTTGGTCCAAATAAAACAAGGAAAGAGCGCATGTGATTTGTAA
- the LOC106304977 gene encoding putative E3 ubiquitin-protein ligase XBAT35: MGQMQSKEKLMFNHVRSGNVEGIRALCLEGANLEWMDKEGNTPLILACKKSKLYDVAQTLIELGANVNAHPPAPRDATPLYHAARRGLEKTVKLLLSNGVNYDCQTPLQQARYYKYTKVVRAIENHICVFSGWMREFYGPSLLGVFAPQLLSRRVWVVIIPTSSIYPKPYKFELVVYASLKDAQPRVVMALRNPHLKEPEEMHPNTSVTIVDNDNKKKSLKLAPSIEEGRQQLKWFCDACKGIPQPVRPPVVVQTVLPSAPPLADYDTEAVEEGPMHYPLSGSTTPSASVGGGNTEDGGSSGQCLICMDAPSDGICVPCGHVAGCMSCLTQIKSHASECPICRANIHQVMKVYRV; this comes from the exons ATGGGACAAATGCAATCGAAAGAGAAATTAATGTTTAACCATGTGAGGTCCGGCAACGTAGAAGGGATTCGAGCTCTTTGTCTAGAGGGTGCAAACCTCGAG TGGATGGATAAAGAAGGAAACACGCCTTTGATCTTGGCTTGCAAGAAGTCTAAGCTATATGATGTTGCACAAACCTTGATCGAGCTGGGCGCCAATGTTAATGCCCATCCTCCTG CTCCCCGTGACGCGACTCCTCTGTACCATGCTGCAAGAAGAGGTCTCGAGAAGACTGTTAAATTACTTCTTTCAAATGGTG TAAATTATGATTGTCAGACACCACTTCAACAAGCTAGATACTATAAGTACACCAAGGTCGTACGTGCCATTGAG AATCACATATGCGTGTTCTCTGGTTGGATGCGTGAATTTTACGGTCCTTCTCTTCTTGGTGTATTTGCTCCTCAGCTTCTTTCAAGAAGAGT ATGGGTTGTCATCATACCAACTAGCTCAATTTACCCTAAGCCTTACAAATTTGAGCTGGTTGTGTATGCTAGTTTGAAG GATGCACAGCCACGGGTGGTGATGGCTTTGAGGAATCCACACTTAAAAGAACCAGAGGAGATGCACCCTAATACTTCAGTGACGATTGTTGATAATGATAACAAAA AAAAAAGTCTGAAACTCGCACCTTCGATAGAAGAGGGCAGGCAACAGCTGAAGTGGTTTTGTGATGCATGCAAAGGAATCCCACAG CCAGTGCGTCCCCCGGTCGTTGTCCAGACAGTACTACCATCTGCTCCTCCATTGGCAGATTATGATACAGAAGCGGTAGAGGAAGGTCCAATGCATTACCCATTAAGCGGTTCAACTACTCCGTCGGCTTCAGTTGGTGGTGGAAATACAGAAGACGGAGGGAGCTCTGGACAGTGCTTGATATGTATGGATGCTCCATCTGATGGGATTTGTGTCCCGTGTGGACATGTCGCAGGTTGCATGTCTTGCTTGACCCAGATCAAATCCCATGCATCGGAATGTCCGATCTGTCGGGCCAACATCCATCAGGTTATGAAGGTGTACCGTGTCTGA
- the LOC106304197 gene encoding uncharacterized protein LOC106304197 — MTERFFPTKPSSGGGGNHRRDNLTLLSGPITSGKTSLLFQFAINVATASNVVFICHRKRIESNPPFLSQGLDPSSDAFNRIQMKYVDDDEGLRNYFAAFHLHLHLHLPAAVVIDDFGDYFTQSNSRTLMNSRARDMAMVRTLALCHNAVVHANKKATCELVLSETSSGDSPRSLFIYKRWIPSIFTIKGHGDGSFLLRSHGSSEKSAKYSIALQYLILEELVD; from the exons ATGACGGAGAGATTCTTCCCGACGAAACCAAGCTCCGGCGGCGGGGGGAATCACCGGCGAGATAACCTCACCCTCCTCTCCGGCCCCATAACCTC AGGCAAAACCTCTCTGCTGTTCCAATTCGCAATCAATGTAGCGACTGCTTCTAACGTCGTCTTCATCTGCCACCGCAAAAGAATCGAATCCAACCCTCCCTTTCTCTCTCAGGGACTCGACCCTTCCTCCGATGCATTCAATCGAATTCAAATGAA GTATGTGGATGATGATGAAGGACTCAGGAACTACTTCGCTGCGTTTCATCTTCATCTTCATCTTCATCTCCCTGCTGCTGTTGTAATCGATGACTTTGGTGACTACTTCACTCAATC GAACTCGAGGACTTTAATGAACTCACGTGCTAGAGACATGGCCATGGTGCGGACTCTTGCTCTATGCCACAATGCTGTTGTTCATGCCAA CAAGAAAGCTACTTGCGAGCTTGTCTTATCCGAGACCAGTTCTGGAGACTCCCCAAGGTCTTTGTTCATCTACAAACGATGGATCCCATCCATCTTTACAATAAAAG GTCATGGTGATGGATCGTTTCTCTTGAGAAGTCATGGTTCATCCGAGAAAAGCGCCAAGTATTCCATCGCGCTGCAATATCTCATCTTGGAGGAGCTTGTTGATTAA
- the LOC106305757 gene encoding putative E3 ubiquitin-protein ligase XBAT35 isoform X1, which yields MGQQQSKGELLFQQVSYGNAEGIRSLRREGADLEWMDREGKTPLIMACMNSELYDVAKTLIELGANVNAYRPARHAGTPLHHAAKRGLENTVKLLLSRGANPLVLNDDCQTPLEVARVKGFSNVVRAIESHICLFSGWMREFYGPAILDLFAPQLLSRRVWVVIVPTGSRNPAKPFKLELVVYASLQDAQPRTVMPLWKANLEEPKGKQSDTSVMIVDNSTIPSRRRQRRRACASHGRRRPQVVRQTRLKLASIEGDGQQLKWFCDACKGIPQPAHPPVFLQTAPSAPPLHPAMSDTPDINHHSIGEASSSSAPLPSTPPPSGKASTSGFNSHGSVTVHEPSPSAPPLADEDMETVEEGPIHYPTIDSRPVVVPSPSSLPASTDGEKKDDGSSGQCSICLDAPSEAVCVPCGHVAGCMSCLTEIKAKKWGCPVCRAKIDQIIKLYRV from the exons ATGGGGCAACAGCAGTCGAAAGGGGAATTGCTGTTTCAGCAAGTGAGCTACGGTAACGCTGAAGGGATTCGATCTCTTCGTCGCGAAGGAGCTGACCTCGAG TGGATGGATAGAGAAGGCAAAACGCCTTTGATAATGGCTTGCATGAACTCGGAGCTTTACGATGTCGCCAAGACTTTGATCGAGTTGGGTGCTAATGTCAATGCTTATCGTCCTG CTCGCCATGCAGGGACTCCTCTGCACCATGCTGCTAAAAGAGGTCTTGAGAACACTGTTAAGCTACTCCTTTCTCGCGGTG CAAACCCACTTGTTCTTAATGATGATTGTCAAACACCACTTGAGGTCGCTAGAGTCAAAGGGTTCAGTAATGTTGTACGTGCAATTGAG AGTCACATCTGCTTGTTCTCTGGTTGGATGCGTGAATTTTACGGACCTGCCATTCTTGATTTATTTGCTCCTCAGCTTCTTTCAAGAAGAGT ATGGGTAGTCATCGTACCAACTGGTTCAAGAAACCCTGCAAAGCCTTTCAAGTTGGAGCTGGTTGTGTATGCTAGTCTGCAG GATGCACAGCCACGCACAGTGATGCCCTTGTGGAAAGCAAATTTAGAGGAACCAAAAGGAAAGCAGTCTGATACTTCAGTGATGATTGTCGATAACTCCACAA TCCCAAGCCGCAGGAGGCAAAGACGAAGGGCCTGCGCCTCCCATGGGAGACGTAGGCCTCAAGTAGTTAGGC AAACACGTCTTAAACTGGCGTCGATTGAAGGTGACGGACAACAGCTTAAGTGGTTTTGTGATGCATGTAAAGGGATTCCACAG CCAGCGCATCCCCCAGTCTTTCTCCAAACTGCACCTTCTGCGCCACCACTTCATCCTGCTATGAGTGACACACCAGATATCAATCACCATTCCATAGGTGAAGCAAGCTCATCATCTGCACCTCTTCCTTCTACTCCTCCTCCCTCAGGAAAAGCAAGCACATCTGGTTTCAATAGCCATGGAAGCGTTACTGTCCATGAACCTTCACCATCAGCTCCTCCATTGGCAGATGAGGATATGGAAACCGTAGAGGAAGGTCCTATTCATTACCCAACAATCGATTCAAGACCTGTCGTTGTCCCATCTCCTTCTTCCCTTCCAGCTTCAACAGATGGTGAAAAGAAAGATGACGGAAGCTCTGGACAGTGTTCCATATGTCTTGACGCTCCATCTGAAGCTGTTTGTGTACCGTGTGGACATGTCGCGGGATGCATGTCTTGCTTGACCGAGATCAAAGCCAAGAAATGGGGATGTCCGGTTTGTCGTGCCAAGATCGATCAGATCATTAAACTTTACCGTGTCTGA
- the LOC106305757 gene encoding putative E3 ubiquitin-protein ligase XBAT35 isoform X2, translating to MGQQQSKGELLFQQVSYGNAEGIRSLRREGADLEWMDREGKTPLIMACMNSELYDVAKTLIELGANVNAYRPARHAGTPLHHAAKRGLENTVKLLLSRGANPLVLNDDCQTPLEVARVKGFSNVVRAIESHICLFSGWMREFYGPAILDLFAPQLLSRRVWVVIVPTGSRNPAKPFKLELVVYASLQDAQPRTVMPLWKANLEEPKGKQSDTSVMIVDNSTKTRLKLASIEGDGQQLKWFCDACKGIPQPAHPPVFLQTAPSAPPLHPAMSDTPDINHHSIGEASSSSAPLPSTPPPSGKASTSGFNSHGSVTVHEPSPSAPPLADEDMETVEEGPIHYPTIDSRPVVVPSPSSLPASTDGEKKDDGSSGQCSICLDAPSEAVCVPCGHVAGCMSCLTEIKAKKWGCPVCRAKIDQIIKLYRV from the exons ATGGGGCAACAGCAGTCGAAAGGGGAATTGCTGTTTCAGCAAGTGAGCTACGGTAACGCTGAAGGGATTCGATCTCTTCGTCGCGAAGGAGCTGACCTCGAG TGGATGGATAGAGAAGGCAAAACGCCTTTGATAATGGCTTGCATGAACTCGGAGCTTTACGATGTCGCCAAGACTTTGATCGAGTTGGGTGCTAATGTCAATGCTTATCGTCCTG CTCGCCATGCAGGGACTCCTCTGCACCATGCTGCTAAAAGAGGTCTTGAGAACACTGTTAAGCTACTCCTTTCTCGCGGTG CAAACCCACTTGTTCTTAATGATGATTGTCAAACACCACTTGAGGTCGCTAGAGTCAAAGGGTTCAGTAATGTTGTACGTGCAATTGAG AGTCACATCTGCTTGTTCTCTGGTTGGATGCGTGAATTTTACGGACCTGCCATTCTTGATTTATTTGCTCCTCAGCTTCTTTCAAGAAGAGT ATGGGTAGTCATCGTACCAACTGGTTCAAGAAACCCTGCAAAGCCTTTCAAGTTGGAGCTGGTTGTGTATGCTAGTCTGCAG GATGCACAGCCACGCACAGTGATGCCCTTGTGGAAAGCAAATTTAGAGGAACCAAAAGGAAAGCAGTCTGATACTTCAGTGATGATTGTCGATAACTCCACAA AAACACGTCTTAAACTGGCGTCGATTGAAGGTGACGGACAACAGCTTAAGTGGTTTTGTGATGCATGTAAAGGGATTCCACAG CCAGCGCATCCCCCAGTCTTTCTCCAAACTGCACCTTCTGCGCCACCACTTCATCCTGCTATGAGTGACACACCAGATATCAATCACCATTCCATAGGTGAAGCAAGCTCATCATCTGCACCTCTTCCTTCTACTCCTCCTCCCTCAGGAAAAGCAAGCACATCTGGTTTCAATAGCCATGGAAGCGTTACTGTCCATGAACCTTCACCATCAGCTCCTCCATTGGCAGATGAGGATATGGAAACCGTAGAGGAAGGTCCTATTCATTACCCAACAATCGATTCAAGACCTGTCGTTGTCCCATCTCCTTCTTCCCTTCCAGCTTCAACAGATGGTGAAAAGAAAGATGACGGAAGCTCTGGACAGTGTTCCATATGTCTTGACGCTCCATCTGAAGCTGTTTGTGTACCGTGTGGACATGTCGCGGGATGCATGTCTTGCTTGACCGAGATCAAAGCCAAGAAATGGGGATGTCCGGTTTGTCGTGCCAAGATCGATCAGATCATTAAACTTTACCGTGTCTGA